In a genomic window of Nesterenkonia halotolerans:
- the allB gene encoding allantoinase AllB yields MTLRHLIAEQVLLGGEFLPAHLEILDGEIARIHRLSPGEGRRRAEIVKASDVGAGAGMTVIRPSHQVLPGNVDTHVHINEPGRTSWEGFATGTMAAALGGVTTVVDMPLNSIPPTVDVESLRIKQQAAAGQTYVDVGFWGGIIPGNTDQLKPLWEAGAFGFKCFLLPSGVDEFPPVNGEQLREAMAEVAGFDGLVIVHAEDAETIERATEVTGRRRRLSHYADWALTRPHDSEVAAISDLIEAVRETGCRTHILHLASARALDIIAAARAEGLPLTVETCPHYLCFDADSIPDGAAEFKCCPPIRDTGNREALWQGLRDGLIDAVVSDHSPSTIEEKHRGAPDLQQAWGGISGLQVGFSAVAHEARLRGIGLEQVSRWMAQNTSTLAGLTRKGTIAPGKDADLVIYDPLETNVVSAMGLAHKNPISAYEHFEITGTVVGAVLRGVELFTPRDTTTALAPVGQFLRGAGHPVLSAMKR; encoded by the coding sequence GTGACGCTGCGACACCTCATCGCCGAGCAGGTGCTGCTCGGGGGAGAGTTCCTTCCCGCGCACCTGGAGATCCTCGACGGCGAGATCGCCCGGATCCATCGGCTGAGCCCGGGCGAGGGCCGGCGGCGGGCAGAGATCGTCAAGGCCAGCGACGTCGGAGCCGGTGCCGGGATGACCGTGATCAGGCCCTCGCACCAGGTGCTCCCCGGCAACGTCGACACCCACGTGCACATCAACGAGCCCGGCCGCACCAGCTGGGAGGGCTTCGCCACCGGCACCATGGCGGCTGCCCTGGGCGGGGTCACCACCGTGGTGGACATGCCGTTGAACAGCATCCCGCCCACGGTCGATGTGGAGTCGCTGCGGATCAAGCAGCAGGCGGCCGCGGGCCAGACCTACGTGGACGTCGGCTTCTGGGGAGGCATCATCCCCGGCAACACCGACCAGCTCAAGCCCCTCTGGGAAGCCGGCGCCTTCGGATTCAAGTGCTTCCTGCTGCCCTCGGGGGTGGATGAGTTCCCACCGGTGAACGGCGAACAGCTGCGCGAGGCGATGGCCGAGGTGGCCGGCTTCGACGGTCTGGTGATCGTCCACGCGGAAGACGCCGAGACGATCGAACGCGCCACCGAGGTCACTGGACGACGCCGCCGGCTCAGCCACTACGCGGACTGGGCGCTCACCCGCCCGCATGACTCCGAGGTGGCGGCGATCAGTGATCTCATCGAAGCGGTCCGTGAGACCGGCTGCCGCACCCACATCCTTCACCTGGCCTCCGCCCGGGCGCTGGACATCATCGCCGCGGCCCGCGCCGAAGGTCTGCCGCTCACCGTGGAGACCTGCCCCCACTACCTCTGCTTCGACGCCGATTCGATCCCGGACGGGGCCGCTGAGTTCAAGTGCTGCCCGCCGATCCGCGACACCGGCAACCGTGAGGCGCTCTGGCAGGGCCTGCGTGATGGCCTCATCGACGCGGTGGTCAGCGATCATTCACCCTCCACCATCGAGGAGAAGCACCGGGGAGCCCCCGACCTCCAGCAGGCCTGGGGAGGGATCTCCGGGCTTCAGGTGGGATTCTCCGCCGTGGCCCATGAAGCTCGGCTGCGCGGGATCGGACTCGAGCAGGTCAGCAGGTGGATGGCCCAGAACACCTCCACCCTGGCCGGGCTGACCCGCAAGGGAACCATCGCCCCGGGCAAGGACGCCGACCTGGTGATCTACGACCCGCTGGAGACCAACGTGGTCTCCGCCATGGGACTGGCGCACAAGAATCCGATCTCTGCCTATGAGCACTTCGAGATCACCGGCACCGTGGTCGGAGCTGTGCTGCGCGGCGTCGAGCTGTTCACCCCGCGCGACACGACCACGGCGCTGGCCCCTGTGGGACAGTTCCTCCGCGGCGCCGGCCACCCTGTGCTCAGCGCGATGAAGCGCTGA
- the uraD gene encoding 2-oxo-4-hydroxy-4-carboxy-5-ureidoimidazoline decarboxylase: protein MKLSEFNEATPGELTETLAACAPIPSWRAAILARRPYDSVEELTTTAAELAQDWTDLEVDGALEHHPRIGEKVQGSSREAEASRREQGSLGADEAAQAEWVSANEAYEQRFDRIFLIRAAGRSDREMRTQLALRLQNTEEEEAVVRRQQLAEIAVLRLGQVVS from the coding sequence ATGAAGCTCAGTGAATTCAATGAGGCCACCCCGGGGGAGCTGACCGAGACGCTCGCCGCCTGCGCGCCCATCCCCTCCTGGCGCGCGGCGATCCTCGCCCGGAGACCCTACGACAGCGTCGAGGAGCTGACCACCACCGCCGCAGAGCTGGCGCAGGACTGGACCGACCTCGAGGTCGACGGCGCGCTGGAACATCACCCGCGGATCGGGGAGAAGGTGCAGGGCTCCTCTCGGGAAGCCGAGGCCTCCCGGCGTGAACAGGGAAGCCTCGGGGCCGATGAGGCCGCCCAGGCGGAGTGGGTCAGCGCCAATGAGGCCTACGAGCAGCGCTTCGACCGGATCTTCCTGATCCGCGCCGCCGGCCGATCAGACCGCGAGATGCGCACCCAGCTCGCGCTTCGTCTGCAGAACACTGAGGAGGAAGAGGCAGTCGTCCGGCGCCAGCAGCTCGCTGAGATCGCAGTGCTGCGGCTGGGGCAGGTCGTCTCATGA
- a CDS encoding amidase, with product MGSVASTVWRSGGEPDAPLVPSSGAGPLEGQSVAVKDLYALAGHRIGAGNPTWLAEATEQTSTATAVRLLLEAGAAITGIAQTDEFALSLAGTNQHYGTPPNPAAPDRISGGSSSGSAAAVALGQVSIGLGTDTGGSIRVPASYQGLWGMRSTHGAISREGLLPLAQSFDTVGWMTRDAETLGLVAEVLLPAREQPAREQPAREEPAQPSALPPELTIIPSLFDQVDPEVADAVRAAVDGVSGHHESLHPSLHLKRLEGVSRDMHAAWFEAFRIIQMREAWANHGEWISSHWEAMADDVGARFRTASQFSADQEQQARALAAGARRIIREWVGDSVLALPSAAGPAPLRREAALGGEVIEKHRRGTMMLTCLAGLAGLPVVNVPLRTAAGLPTGVSLLGAPGSDHELISWAQQFHARLQPTQEIRR from the coding sequence ATGGGGTCCGTCGCGAGCACCGTCTGGCGTTCAGGCGGGGAACCGGACGCCCCGCTGGTCCCTTCCTCCGGCGCCGGACCGCTGGAAGGCCAGAGCGTCGCCGTCAAGGACCTCTACGCCCTCGCGGGACACCGCATCGGCGCCGGCAACCCCACCTGGCTGGCCGAGGCCACCGAGCAGACCAGCACCGCAACTGCCGTGCGGCTCCTGCTCGAGGCAGGCGCGGCGATCACCGGGATCGCGCAGACCGATGAGTTCGCACTCTCGCTGGCCGGGACCAACCAGCACTACGGCACACCGCCGAACCCCGCTGCCCCGGATCGGATCAGCGGTGGCTCCAGCTCGGGCTCCGCCGCCGCCGTCGCACTGGGCCAGGTGAGCATCGGGCTGGGCACCGACACCGGCGGGTCGATCCGCGTGCCAGCCTCCTACCAGGGGCTCTGGGGCATGCGCAGCACCCATGGTGCGATCTCCCGCGAGGGTCTGCTCCCGCTCGCGCAGAGCTTCGACACCGTCGGCTGGATGACACGCGACGCCGAGACACTGGGCCTCGTGGCGGAGGTGCTCCTGCCCGCCCGCGAACAACCCGCCCGCGAACAGCCCGCCCGCGAAGAGCCCGCCCAGCCCTCCGCGCTTCCGCCGGAGCTCACGATCATCCCCAGCCTCTTCGACCAGGTGGACCCGGAGGTGGCCGACGCCGTGCGCGCCGCCGTGGACGGCGTGAGCGGGCATCACGAATCCCTGCACCCAAGCCTGCACCTGAAGCGACTCGAGGGCGTCTCCCGGGACATGCACGCCGCCTGGTTCGAGGCCTTCCGCATCATTCAGATGCGCGAGGCCTGGGCGAACCACGGCGAGTGGATCAGCTCCCACTGGGAGGCGATGGCCGACGACGTCGGCGCACGGTTCCGCACGGCCAGCCAGTTCAGCGCCGATCAGGAGCAGCAGGCCCGGGCGCTGGCAGCCGGCGCCCGCCGGATCATCCGCGAATGGGTCGGCGACTCCGTGCTGGCGCTTCCCTCGGCCGCCGGTCCTGCGCCGCTGCGCCGCGAGGCCGCGCTGGGTGGAGAAGTCATCGAGAAGCACCGCCGCGGCACCATGATGCTCACCTGCCTGGCGGGTCTTGCCGGGCTGCCCGTGGTCAATGTCCCGCTGCGCACGGCAGCGGGACTTCCCACCGGCGTCAGCCTGCTCGGGGCGCCCGGCAGCGATCATGAACTCATCAGCTGGGCGCAGCAGTTCCACGCCCGGCTCCAGCCGACTCAGGAGATCCGACGATGA
- a CDS encoding pyridoxal-phosphate-dependent aminotransferase family protein: MTSRQINPPPRLLMGPGPINADPRVLRAMSAQLVGQYDPAMTGYMNEVMELYRGVFKTSNEATFLVDGTSRAGIEAALISLIEPGAKVLVPIFGRFGHLLKEIAVRAGAEVAVREKTWGQVFTPEEIEQAIVEERPALLALVQGDTSTTMNQPLAGIGEICQRHDVLFYTDVTASLAGNEFSADAWNVDAVTAGLQKCLGGPSGSAPITLSERAVEAIRSRRHVEAGIADGTEGRGTRIASNYFDLAMIMDYWGPQRLNHHTEATSMLYGARECARLLLQEGVDDAVARHELHGRAMLAGVQGLGLQVFGDIAHKMNNVVAVEIPAGIDGDAARTAMLQDYGIEIGTSFGPLHGKVWRIGTMGYNARKDAVMLTLAALEQVLRAGGAEVRPGGGAGAAAEIYQAQPDRGQPGEHDQSLQSTHPLQSRGVSP, translated from the coding sequence ATGACTTCCCGCCAGATCAATCCGCCGCCCCGGCTGCTCATGGGGCCGGGCCCGATCAACGCCGATCCGCGCGTGCTGCGCGCCATGTCAGCCCAGCTCGTGGGCCAGTACGATCCCGCGATGACCGGCTATATGAACGAAGTCATGGAGCTTTACCGCGGAGTCTTCAAGACCAGCAACGAGGCCACATTCCTGGTGGACGGCACCTCCCGGGCAGGCATCGAAGCGGCCCTGATCTCGCTGATCGAACCCGGCGCCAAGGTGCTCGTGCCGATCTTCGGACGGTTCGGCCACCTGCTCAAGGAGATCGCGGTGCGCGCCGGCGCTGAGGTCGCCGTCCGGGAGAAGACCTGGGGCCAGGTCTTCACGCCGGAGGAGATCGAACAGGCCATCGTCGAGGAGCGGCCAGCGCTGCTCGCCCTGGTCCAGGGTGACACCTCCACCACGATGAATCAGCCGCTCGCCGGCATCGGTGAGATCTGCCAGCGCCACGACGTCCTGTTCTACACCGACGTGACGGCCTCCCTGGCCGGCAATGAGTTCTCGGCGGATGCATGGAACGTCGACGCGGTCACCGCCGGACTGCAGAAATGCCTCGGCGGCCCCTCCGGATCGGCGCCCATCACTCTTTCCGAGCGTGCCGTGGAGGCCATCCGCTCGCGCCGACACGTCGAAGCAGGCATCGCCGACGGCACCGAGGGTCGCGGCACCAGAATCGCCTCGAACTACTTTGATCTGGCCATGATCATGGACTATTGGGGTCCGCAGCGGCTGAACCACCACACCGAAGCCACCTCCATGCTCTACGGTGCCCGGGAATGCGCCCGACTGCTGCTTCAGGAGGGAGTCGACGACGCCGTCGCCCGTCATGAGCTCCATGGCCGGGCCATGTTGGCAGGAGTCCAGGGACTCGGGCTGCAGGTCTTCGGAGACATCGCGCACAAGATGAACAACGTGGTCGCGGTGGAGATCCCAGCAGGAATCGACGGCGACGCCGCGCGGACCGCGATGCTTCAGGACTACGGCATCGAGATCGGCACCAGCTTCGGACCGCTGCACGGCAAGGTCTGGCGGATCGGCACCATGGGCTACAACGCCCGCAAGGACGCCGTCATGCTCACCCTTGCGGCACTGGAACAGGTGTTGCGCGCCGGTGGCGCAGAGGTCCGCCCGGGCGGCGGTGCCGGCGCCGCGGCAGAGATCTACCAGGCTCAGCCGGATCGCGGGCAGCCCGGAGAGCATGACCAGTCCCTGCAGTCCACTCACCCCCTGCAGTCCAGGGGAGTCTCCCCATGA
- a CDS encoding allantoate amidohydrolase, which yields MTGVPMTFDAAAARIMTRCDELAAISALPAGILRAYLTQEHQRHNELAAAWMAEVGMETWQDAAGNQCARLEGREPGLPALIIASHLDTVPDAGRYDGIMGVLLGIETARLLTPYARDLPFAVEVIAYADEEGTRFGATLLGSRAMAGTWDPAWWEALDAEGISMAQAFWDFGLDPERIDDAARSPEDLVGYLEAHIEQGPYLEADQRPLGLVSSIAGARRFRLAILGEARHAGGTPYERRRDALVGAAQAVLDVERIGRERGVIATVGQLETRPGAVNVVPGEADFSLDLRAESDALRDAAWQEIHAALAGFCAQRHLELVVEEIHAASTVSCSPRLTRALAAGVAVTGDTDPITLYSRAGHDAMAMAAVTEIGMLFTRCEDGISHHPEENVLAADVALALQALQEAVWVLAREHGERARR from the coding sequence ATGACGGGTGTCCCCATGACCTTCGACGCGGCGGCCGCCCGCATAATGACTCGCTGCGATGAGCTCGCCGCCATCAGCGCCCTGCCGGCCGGGATCCTGCGTGCTTATCTGACCCAGGAGCACCAGCGACACAATGAGCTCGCTGCCGCCTGGATGGCCGAGGTGGGAATGGAGACCTGGCAGGACGCCGCGGGCAATCAGTGTGCTCGGCTGGAGGGGCGCGAGCCCGGCCTGCCTGCGCTGATCATCGCCTCCCACCTGGACACCGTTCCGGACGCCGGGCGCTATGACGGCATCATGGGCGTGCTGCTGGGAATCGAGACCGCGCGACTGCTGACCCCCTACGCGAGAGACCTTCCCTTCGCCGTGGAGGTCATCGCCTACGCCGATGAGGAGGGCACGCGCTTCGGCGCAACCCTGCTGGGCTCGCGTGCCATGGCCGGCACCTGGGACCCCGCCTGGTGGGAGGCCCTGGATGCCGAGGGGATCAGCATGGCCCAGGCCTTCTGGGACTTCGGGCTGGATCCAGAGCGGATCGACGACGCCGCCCGGTCACCTGAGGATCTGGTCGGCTACCTTGAAGCCCATATTGAGCAGGGCCCCTATCTGGAAGCGGACCAGCGGCCCCTGGGGCTGGTCAGCTCCATCGCCGGGGCGCGACGCTTCCGGCTCGCCATTCTCGGCGAGGCTCGGCACGCCGGGGGCACGCCTTATGAACGCCGCCGAGATGCGCTGGTCGGAGCGGCTCAGGCGGTGCTGGACGTGGAACGGATCGGTCGTGAGCGCGGGGTGATCGCCACGGTCGGTCAGCTGGAGACCCGTCCCGGAGCGGTGAACGTCGTGCCCGGAGAGGCCGACTTCTCCCTGGACCTGCGCGCCGAATCCGATGCGCTTCGCGACGCCGCCTGGCAGGAGATCCACGCCGCGCTGGCCGGATTCTGTGCGCAGCGTCACCTGGAGCTGGTGGTCGAAGAGATCCACGCCGCCTCCACCGTGAGCTGCTCGCCCAGGCTGACCCGGGCGCTCGCGGCCGGAGTTGCTGTGACGGGGGACACCGACCCGATCACCCTGTACTCCCGCGCCGGGCACGATGCCATGGCGATGGCGGCGGTGACCGAGATCGGCATGCTCTTCACCCGCTGCGAGGATGGGATCAGCCACCACCCGGAGGAGAACGTCTTGGCCGCCGACGTGGCGCTGGCGCTGCAGGCGCTTCAAGAAGCTGTCTGGGTGCTGGCGCGTGAGCATGGAGAGCGAGCGAGACGATGA
- a CDS encoding nucleotidyltransferase family protein yields the protein MTVTVILAAGEGSRLGSRGKALVSRDGRTLVQHAVQAAADAGTVPLLVLGHRAEQVRAVLDETAALDEATALAGAEIVICPTWRQGLSASFRAGVQGAHDRGADRVAVVLVDQPGIGAEALRMVLDAHRPGRIARGSVRGRPTHPVVLDLRAAFDAAAVAQDDEGARPYLRAHPELLDTVDLTGSAEDADIDTPEDLLRWRAAQAPEISD from the coding sequence GTGACAGTGACGGTGATCCTGGCCGCGGGCGAGGGGAGCAGGCTCGGTTCTCGGGGCAAGGCCCTGGTGAGCAGAGACGGCAGAACGCTGGTGCAACACGCTGTGCAGGCGGCGGCGGACGCGGGCACCGTTCCGTTGCTGGTGCTGGGTCATCGGGCCGAACAGGTGCGGGCTGTATTGGATGAAACGGCTGCGCTGGACGAAGCGACGGCGCTGGCGGGAGCGGAGATCGTGATCTGCCCGACCTGGCGGCAGGGGCTCTCGGCCTCCTTCCGCGCCGGCGTCCAGGGCGCCCATGACCGCGGAGCCGACCGGGTCGCCGTCGTCCTGGTGGACCAGCCTGGCATCGGCGCCGAGGCTCTGCGCATGGTCCTCGACGCGCACCGGCCCGGTCGCATCGCGCGCGGCTCAGTGCGGGGCCGCCCCACGCACCCTGTGGTCCTCGACCTTCGCGCCGCCTTCGATGCTGCCGCCGTGGCCCAGGACGACGAGGGAGCTCGACCATACCTGCGCGCGCATCCCGAGCTGCTGGACACCGTCGACCTCACCGGGAGCGCCGAGGATGCCGACATCGACACGCCTGAGGACCTGCTGCGCTGGCGCGCCGCTCAGGCTCCGGAGATCTCCGACTGA
- a CDS encoding helix-turn-helix domain-containing protein, translating into MTDDKEQAVSEGPRKVQSVDRALDILEAIGAHGGQLSLSELAEQTHLPAPTAHRLLRTMIAKGYVRQLADRSYGLGEKLIALGQAASERA; encoded by the coding sequence ATGACCGATGACAAGGAGCAGGCCGTGTCCGAAGGACCGCGAAAAGTGCAATCGGTGGATCGGGCGCTCGACATCCTCGAAGCCATCGGTGCCCACGGTGGCCAGCTGAGTCTCAGCGAACTCGCCGAACAGACTCACCTTCCGGCCCCGACCGCCCACCGGCTGCTGCGCACCATGATCGCCAAAGGCTATGTGCGCCAGCTGGCCGACCGCAGCTACGGCCTGGGAGAGAAGCTCATCGCGCTGGGCCAAGCCGCCAGCGAGCGGGCTTGA
- a CDS encoding acetamidase/formamidase family protein — protein MSPQPILQPGEHLSEGVRYLPASPENIFWGRLPCAADEPALRIESGDRVLIDTLSHEGILEDQGRDPLAYFAGHGVPEEQVLTDAIALAASDHPRDPAVDGPHVNTGPIHVQGAMPGDLLKVTIEQLQRRVPYGIISNRHGKGALTGEYPRGERNVSIFAAVEEPEESEESAASTMSAGSAEPERPAPGAARGRMAPRAGAERLLSFELAPFFGTIGVAVAGETRPHSVPPGTHGGNIDIKMLTEGTSLYLPVQVPGALAFVGDPHFAQGDGEVALTAMEASLRGLLRFEVIPREQALTAFGEQVGPLAETAEFLIPTGMDEDLDIAVRNCVRNAIVLLQARWGLDAEHAYAYLSAATDFNISQVVDLVKGVHARVAISDFTEL, from the coding sequence ATGAGCCCGCAGCCCATCCTGCAGCCCGGCGAACACCTGTCCGAGGGCGTCCGCTACCTCCCAGCCAGCCCGGAGAACATCTTCTGGGGGCGACTGCCCTGCGCCGCCGATGAGCCGGCGCTGCGCATCGAGTCCGGGGATCGGGTCCTCATCGACACCCTTTCTCATGAAGGGATCCTGGAGGATCAGGGTCGGGATCCGCTGGCCTACTTCGCCGGACACGGAGTGCCCGAGGAGCAGGTGCTCACCGACGCGATCGCGCTCGCGGCCAGTGACCACCCGCGGGACCCCGCCGTCGACGGTCCGCACGTGAACACCGGGCCGATCCATGTTCAGGGCGCCATGCCGGGTGATCTGCTCAAGGTCACCATCGAGCAGCTGCAGCGTCGTGTTCCCTACGGCATCATCTCCAACCGCCACGGCAAGGGGGCGCTCACCGGAGAGTACCCGCGCGGTGAGCGCAACGTCTCGATCTTCGCCGCCGTGGAGGAGCCCGAGGAGTCCGAGGAGTCCGCAGCATCGACAATGTCTGCAGGGTCCGCAGAGCCTGAGCGCCCCGCCCCCGGTGCAGCCCGCGGCCGAATGGCTCCGCGTGCCGGGGCTGAGAGGCTGCTGAGCTTCGAGCTGGCACCCTTCTTCGGGACCATCGGCGTGGCCGTAGCGGGGGAGACCCGTCCGCATTCAGTGCCGCCGGGGACCCATGGCGGCAATATCGACATCAAGATGCTCACCGAAGGGACCTCGCTCTACCTGCCGGTGCAGGTGCCAGGTGCACTGGCCTTTGTGGGCGATCCGCACTTCGCCCAGGGCGACGGAGAAGTGGCGCTCACCGCGATGGAGGCCTCGCTGCGCGGGCTGCTGCGCTTCGAGGTCATTCCTCGGGAGCAGGCCCTGACAGCCTTCGGCGAACAGGTCGGACCGCTGGCAGAGACCGCAGAGTTCCTCATCCCCACCGGCATGGACGAGGACCTGGACATCGCCGTGCGGAACTGCGTGCGCAACGCGATCGTGCTGCTGCAGGCCCGCTGGGGCCTGGATGCCGAACATGCCTACGCCTATCTCTCCGCCGCCACCGACTTCAACATTTCCCAGGTGGTCGACCTGGTCAAAGGCGTCCACGCCCGGGTGGCCATCTCAGATTTCACGGAGCTGTGA
- the pucL gene encoding factor-independent urate hydroxylase, with the protein MSSPDIVLGPNQYGKAEVRVVRVNRDTPVHTLMDLNVSSMLRGDFTDCYTEGDNTRVIATDTQKNTVYAFAKEHGITTPEQFLLLLGRHFTEYAEVDGGRWTAESYPWERIQVPSSDGTLTEHEHSFVKSKQEIRTAALTIQNGDEHLMGGFSDLTVLKTTGSEFSGYPKDRYTTLPETRDRVMATDITARWLFAADVDAQEVDFDALYAQVKQIVMEQFALVHSLSLQQTLYAAGEAVLGAAEQIEDIRFVMPNNHHYVVDLSPFGLENPNEVFQAGDRPYGLMNASVTRRAAPERPQAWEWIGGFA; encoded by the coding sequence ATGAGCAGCCCCGACATCGTCCTCGGCCCCAACCAGTATGGGAAGGCCGAGGTCCGCGTGGTCCGGGTCAACCGGGACACCCCGGTGCATACGCTGATGGATCTCAACGTGAGTTCGATGCTGCGCGGAGACTTCACCGACTGCTACACCGAAGGCGACAACACACGGGTCATCGCCACCGACACCCAGAAGAACACCGTCTACGCCTTCGCCAAGGAGCACGGGATCACCACCCCGGAGCAGTTCCTGCTGCTGCTCGGACGCCACTTCACCGAGTACGCGGAGGTCGACGGGGGCCGCTGGACCGCGGAGTCCTACCCCTGGGAACGGATCCAGGTCCCAAGCTCCGATGGCACGCTCACCGAGCACGAGCACTCCTTTGTGAAGTCCAAGCAGGAGATCCGCACTGCCGCGCTGACCATCCAGAACGGTGACGAGCACCTGATGGGCGGCTTCAGCGACCTCACCGTGCTCAAGACCACCGGCAGTGAGTTCTCCGGCTATCCGAAGGACCGGTACACCACGCTGCCGGAGACTCGGGACCGGGTGATGGCCACTGACATCACCGCGCGCTGGCTCTTCGCCGCCGACGTCGACGCGCAAGAGGTCGATTTCGACGCTCTCTACGCGCAGGTCAAGCAGATCGTGATGGAGCAGTTCGCGCTGGTCCACTCGCTGTCCCTGCAACAGACGCTCTACGCCGCAGGCGAGGCCGTTCTCGGTGCGGCGGAGCAGATCGAGGACATCCGGTTCGTGATGCCGAACAACCACCACTACGTGGTGGACCTGAGCCCCTTCGGTCTGGAGAACCCGAATGAGGTCTTTCAGGCGGGGGACCGCCCGTACGGTCTGATGAATGCCTCCGTCACGCGCCGGGCCGCCCCCGAGCGCCCACAGGCCTGGGAATGGATCGGCGGCTTCGCCTGA
- the uraH gene encoding hydroxyisourate hydrolase produces the protein MSLITTHVLDTTTGTPARGITVQLLGPEGAQIASGTTDADGRIAELGPETLPAGAYRLVFGTAEYFSSRAVEHFFPEVTLAFTVEASAGHYHVPLLLSPFAYSTYRGS, from the coding sequence ATGAGTCTCATCACCACCCACGTCCTGGACACCACCACCGGGACTCCCGCACGCGGCATCACGGTGCAGCTGCTGGGGCCCGAGGGAGCGCAGATCGCCTCCGGCACCACCGACGCCGACGGTCGCATCGCGGAGCTGGGACCAGAGACGCTCCCCGCCGGTGCCTACCGGCTCGTCTTCGGCACCGCCGAGTACTTCTCCTCCCGCGCGGTCGAGCACTTCTTCCCCGAGGTCACGCTGGCCTTCACGGTGGAAGCTTCCGCGGGGCACTATCACGTGCCCCTGCTGCTGAGCCCCTTCGCCTACAGCACCTACCGGGGCAGCTGA
- a CDS encoding MurR/RpiR family transcriptional regulator, whose protein sequence is MTPTPDAANQLRLEPETRIDARIDAHYGALAPQERRVADFLLEHLGDLAIFSAADISRETGVSKATVSRLFRKLDFVDFREVKDHARALRSRGVPTAAPVTSADTEGSTGMQRHEARDHENLARLTAGLGDGRLQQAVEMLASAERVILLGLRNSYPVALHLHQQLIQSRPRVRIAPQPGQTLGEELAGIGAGDLVVAVGFRRRPVVFGKAVRAVASSEAQLLCLGDSTSRHYAMEADCWIECPIDSEGAFDSYAAAMTLVSLLANGVLNRQLGAGRKRISAIAKAYDELDELEH, encoded by the coding sequence ATGACCCCGACACCGGACGCCGCGAATCAGCTGCGGCTTGAACCCGAGACACGCATCGACGCTCGGATCGACGCGCACTACGGAGCCTTGGCGCCGCAGGAGCGGCGGGTGGCGGACTTCCTGCTGGAGCATCTGGGCGACCTGGCCATCTTCTCCGCGGCCGATATCAGCCGCGAGACTGGCGTCTCGAAGGCCACGGTGTCCCGGCTCTTCCGCAAGCTCGACTTCGTGGACTTCCGCGAGGTCAAGGATCACGCCAGGGCGCTTCGCAGCCGCGGAGTCCCCACGGCTGCGCCGGTGACCTCCGCGGACACCGAGGGCTCCACCGGGATGCAGCGTCACGAGGCGCGGGACCACGAGAACCTTGCTCGGCTGACCGCAGGCCTGGGTGACGGCAGGCTCCAGCAGGCGGTGGAGATGCTCGCGAGCGCCGAACGGGTGATTCTGCTGGGACTGCGCAACAGCTACCCGGTGGCGCTGCACCTGCACCAGCAGCTCATCCAGAGCCGGCCCAGGGTGCGGATCGCACCTCAGCCCGGTCAGACCCTGGGGGAGGAGCTCGCGGGCATAGGGGCCGGGGATCTGGTGGTGGCGGTGGGCTTCCGCCGTCGTCCCGTGGTCTTCGGCAAGGCCGTCCGTGCGGTGGCCTCCTCCGAGGCCCAGCTGCTCTGTCTGGGCGACAGCACCTCCCGGCACTACGCCATGGAGGCCGACTGCTGGATCGAATGCCCCATCGACTCTGAAGGCGCGTTCGACAGCTACGCGGCGGCGATGACCCTGGTCAGCCTGCTCGCCAACGGGGTGCTCAACCGGCAGCTCGGCGCCGGGCGGAAGCGCATCTCCGCCATTGCGAAGGCCTATGACGAACTCGACGAGCTCGAGCACTGA